In Acidobacteriota bacterium, one DNA window encodes the following:
- a CDS encoding TonB-dependent receptor, translated as MTYSAGAVAAQEPPAPANGAPAQTTQTSAPSASAGGTIHGTVKAGAVPLPGVAVTATNTLTGKKYSTATDVTGAYAMTIPRNGRYVVKAELAAFAGETTEVLINAAGENGGKADQAADFAMQLASRVQQQEEQQQRQQAAATSALAGIAGRGMQSLSVTGGASDLADASAGTANAGTQMPSLTGLGNDSTATDSVTVSGQMGQTNGLANFNEDEVRQRVEEAMSRARQQGGAAGDVANAVAGMLGGMMIGGGPGNAVFVRGGGGGGRGMRGFNPTQPHGAIFYQGGNGALDATSFSLTGAPVVKPAYSSNRFGVSFAGSPFIPGLLKASTKQFVFLNVTGQRNTNPQNLYGTVPTALERTGDFSQLGQPLYDPTTGQQFACNGTLNVICQNRITPQALSLLKFYPAPNIPTTGAQGYNYQTITTAGQNALSASARYVRNFGQNAGSGPFGGGGFGGGRRQQQTNGPKSLRQNINFGGSYSHSASDSRNIFLPLGGSSSSEGYNISAGYTIGYGRLTNNATVTWNRSHATTTNYFTNGTANPAADAGVLIGNSAIAGNPFYYGVPSLTFTGLSGLHSTQPSDSIGQTISFTDFVSWSHKKHNMRFGFDIRRVHADSLTPPGNLQSGASPLGAFTFTGYATQHASSGSGPQPASGYSFADFLLGLPQQAAVQAGLEKSYLRANVWDLYANDDWRILPNVTLNYGLRYEYFSPYVEKNNRLVNLDHNADFTQIAAVQPGQAGPYSGAFPRSLVNPDRTMFSPRFGLAYRPKGKLFGQMVVRGGYGINYNTQQYSSFARQLAFQPPFSVTQTNIANKQGCAALQLANAFNCSTAAVQNNYSVNLNYRLGHVQVWNLDIQRTLGMGVVLNVGYNGALGGNLDMVRAPNRTAASVLNSAAQPFNYEDSLGFSRFNALSINARKRMQKGISLQATYQYGHSIDNASSIGGSTAVPAQNDQNLVAEEGNSSFDIRHKLTGNWVLELPFGPNRALLSKGGFWSKTLDGFSLSGDFTFATGTYYTPHYAATVAETATGTNNSLRPDRDFSQPISGAGTILNWFNPAAFKTPANVFGTASRGSIRGPGTVAVDSSLAKTVSLGETRSFEARITANNVFNTVQYAGIDTNLTSRTFGQVTSAAAMRRITFMARYRF; from the coding sequence ATGACCTACAGTGCAGGGGCAGTCGCAGCACAAGAGCCGCCTGCACCGGCAAACGGTGCTCCTGCGCAGACGACACAAACGTCGGCACCTTCCGCTTCTGCAGGAGGAACGATTCACGGCACAGTGAAGGCCGGCGCCGTTCCCTTGCCCGGAGTGGCGGTCACGGCAACCAATACGCTGACGGGAAAGAAGTACTCCACGGCCACGGATGTGACCGGCGCTTATGCGATGACGATTCCGCGCAATGGGCGCTACGTCGTCAAGGCAGAGCTGGCAGCCTTTGCCGGTGAGACCACCGAAGTTCTCATCAATGCTGCCGGAGAGAATGGCGGCAAGGCAGACCAGGCTGCCGACTTTGCGATGCAGTTGGCTTCGCGGGTACAGCAGCAGGAAGAGCAACAGCAAAGGCAACAGGCTGCGGCCACCAGCGCGCTGGCGGGCATCGCGGGCCGAGGTATGCAGTCGCTGAGTGTGACGGGAGGAGCATCTGACCTGGCGGACGCAAGCGCTGGCACAGCAAATGCGGGCACACAGATGCCGTCGCTCACTGGGCTGGGCAACGACAGCACAGCGACTGACTCGGTGACTGTGAGCGGACAGATGGGCCAGACGAACGGCCTTGCGAACTTCAACGAAGACGAGGTCAGGCAGCGCGTGGAAGAGGCGATGAGCCGCGCCAGGCAGCAGGGCGGGGCCGCCGGCGATGTGGCAAATGCCGTGGCAGGAATGCTGGGCGGCATGATGATAGGCGGAGGACCGGGCAACGCTGTCTTCGTGCGAGGCGGTGGAGGTGGTGGACGCGGCATGCGCGGGTTCAACCCTACGCAGCCGCATGGCGCGATCTTCTACCAGGGCGGCAATGGCGCGCTCGATGCCACGAGCTTTTCGCTGACGGGCGCTCCAGTGGTGAAGCCTGCTTACAGCTCCAACCGGTTCGGGGTCAGCTTCGCCGGATCGCCCTTTATCCCCGGCCTGCTGAAGGCGAGCACGAAACAGTTTGTCTTCCTGAATGTCACGGGGCAGCGCAACACAAATCCGCAGAACCTTTACGGCACGGTGCCAACGGCGCTGGAGCGCACAGGCGACTTCTCGCAGCTTGGCCAGCCGCTCTACGACCCCACGACCGGGCAGCAGTTCGCATGCAATGGAACGCTGAACGTTATCTGCCAGAATCGCATCACGCCGCAGGCGCTCTCGCTGCTGAAGTTTTATCCGGCACCGAATATCCCAACGACGGGCGCGCAGGGTTACAACTATCAAACGATCACAACCGCCGGCCAGAATGCCTTGAGCGCCTCGGCGCGCTACGTGCGCAACTTCGGCCAGAACGCCGGCTCTGGCCCCTTTGGCGGCGGAGGTTTTGGCGGCGGCCGTCGTCAGCAACAGACCAACGGCCCCAAGTCTCTGCGGCAGAACATCAACTTCGGCGGAAGCTATAGCCACTCCGCATCGGACAGCCGGAACATCTTCCTTCCGCTGGGCGGCTCATCCTCCTCCGAGGGCTACAACATCTCGGCGGGATACACCATCGGCTATGGACGCCTGACCAATAACGCAACGGTTACGTGGAACCGCTCTCACGCAACAACAACGAATTACTTCACCAATGGGACGGCCAACCCCGCGGCGGATGCAGGCGTGCTGATCGGCAACTCAGCCATCGCCGGAAACCCCTTCTACTATGGCGTTCCATCGCTGACATTTACAGGGCTTTCAGGCTTACATTCCACACAGCCGAGCGATTCGATTGGGCAGACGATCTCGTTCACGGACTTCGTAAGCTGGAGCCATAAGAAGCACAACATGCGCTTCGGCTTCGACATACGTCGCGTACATGCCGACAGTCTGACTCCTCCAGGAAATCTGCAGAGCGGCGCAAGCCCCCTTGGCGCCTTCACCTTCACCGGCTATGCGACACAGCACGCAAGCTCGGGATCGGGACCGCAGCCCGCCAGCGGCTATAGTTTCGCCGACTTTCTTCTCGGGCTCCCCCAGCAAGCTGCGGTACAGGCTGGCCTTGAGAAGAGCTACCTGCGCGCAAATGTCTGGGACCTCTACGCCAACGACGACTGGAGGATTCTTCCGAACGTAACGCTGAACTACGGCCTGCGCTATGAATACTTCTCTCCCTACGTGGAGAAGAACAACCGGCTGGTGAATCTCGACCACAACGCAGACTTCACGCAGATCGCCGCGGTTCAGCCGGGGCAGGCTGGGCCCTACAGCGGCGCCTTTCCGCGCTCGCTGGTCAATCCCGACCGGACGATGTTTTCGCCGCGCTTCGGTCTGGCCTACCGGCCGAAGGGAAAGCTCTTCGGACAGATGGTGGTTCGCGGGGGCTACGGCATCAACTACAACACGCAGCAGTACAGCAGCTTTGCAAGACAGCTTGCCTTCCAGCCGCCGTTCTCCGTGACGCAGACAAACATCGCAAACAAGCAAGGATGTGCTGCGTTGCAGCTTGCGAATGCGTTCAACTGCTCCACCGCGGCCGTACAGAACAACTACAGCGTGAACCTGAACTACAGGCTGGGACATGTCCAGGTTTGGAACCTCGACATACAGCGCACGCTGGGGATGGGCGTCGTACTGAATGTCGGCTACAACGGCGCTCTCGGCGGCAACCTCGATATGGTGCGCGCGCCGAATCGCACCGCTGCAAGCGTGCTGAATTCGGCAGCACAACCCTTCAACTACGAAGACTCGCTGGGCTTTTCGCGGTTCAATGCGCTGAGCATCAATGCACGGAAGCGGATGCAGAAGGGTATCTCGCTACAGGCCACGTATCAGTACGGACACTCTATTGACAACGCATCGTCGATCGGAGGCTCAACGGCAGTGCCCGCGCAGAACGACCAGAATCTCGTAGCAGAAGAAGGAAACAGCTCGTTCGACATACGCCACAAACTTACCGGCAACTGGGTGCTTGAACTCCCCTTCGGCCCCAACCGCGCGCTGCTGTCGAAGGGCGGCTTCTGGTCGAAGACGCTCGATGGATTCTCGCTCTCCGGCGACTTCACCTTCGCCACCGGAACTTACTACACGCCGCACTATGCCGCCACCGTTGCGGAGACTGCAACTGGAACCAATAACTCCCTTCGACCCGACCGCGATTTTTCGCAGCCGATCTCCGGCGCAGGCACGATTCTCAATTGGTTCAACCCGGCCGCCTTCAAGACTCCGGCAAACGTCTTCGGCACGGCATCGCGTGGATCCATCAGGGGACCGGGTACGGTTGCCGTCGACTCCTCGCTCGCAAAGACAGTCTCCTTGGGTGAGACACGTTCTTTCGAGGCCCGCATCACTGCGAACAACGTCTTCAACACCGTCCAATATGCAGGTATCGACACAAATCTGACCTCACGAACATTTGGACAGGTGACATCGGCCGCCGCAATGCGCAGGATCACCTTTATGGCCCGGTACAGGTTCTGA
- a CDS encoding VWA domain-containing protein, with translation MRTAKDRRLAGAALTAVLAISPALGVATASAQQAAADGTFTLKVQSDIVLTNVVVRDKKTGAVVKGLKASDFTILENGKPQTIKSFDFQTVDEAVALHENTTVSGKTSIADLVNRNFAADPAQLKDHRLIVMFFDLSSMQPEDIDRAVESAQDYINKKMQPADLVALVSMSTGLSMDQDFTADKAALLKGVGRYNGTEGTGFANGNEGGNDGGTSDDASSFTADDSEYNALNTDRELYAIRTIAKSLERVDQRKSLLYFSGGLTRQGIENQASMRAATNAAVRANMAIYSVDSRGLEALPPVGNASKGSLRGTAAYSGGAMQSQLDANFGSQEVLSTLSSDTGGKAFFDSNDFGPVFQQIQHDTEAYYIVGFRSTNTARDGSYRRLTVKLNRSDAKLEYRPGYYAPADFQHQKNEDRELALTEQMRSDLPATDVAVYLQALYFRLADNRFFIPVSLIVPGSQIPFIKNGDRDKATIDIIGEVKNAQGIVVGNARDTVKLAIDQAQQVQRKNIQYSTGFALAPGRYHLKFVVRENETGHMGSFEADLQVPDLKKLPMKLSSIVLASQQAPNTAKKTINPLVRDGVEWIPNVPHVFRQDQHLYLLYEVYDPTRQKADQAPAPSPGLTRRPSGAVKVLTNIEFLSGGVKVYETPLVEADTVNVPDREAVAFQFDVPLAQLKPGTYVCQVNVIDDAGGSFSFPRLALRIQAPATAAPSSTKTAAGQ, from the coding sequence ATGAGAACAGCAAAAGATCGAAGACTTGCAGGAGCCGCCCTCACTGCTGTATTGGCGATCTCACCGGCATTGGGAGTTGCAACCGCCTCGGCCCAGCAGGCCGCCGCAGACGGCACCTTCACCCTGAAGGTGCAGAGTGACATCGTACTGACCAACGTCGTCGTTCGCGACAAGAAGACCGGCGCTGTGGTGAAGGGGCTGAAGGCGAGCGACTTCACGATTCTGGAAAATGGCAAGCCGCAGACGATCAAGAGCTTCGATTTTCAGACCGTCGATGAGGCCGTCGCGCTGCACGAGAACACAACTGTCAGCGGCAAGACCTCCATTGCCGACCTCGTCAATCGTAACTTCGCCGCAGACCCGGCGCAGCTCAAGGACCACAGGCTGATCGTCATGTTCTTCGACCTGAGCAGTATGCAGCCGGAGGACATCGACCGCGCGGTCGAATCAGCGCAGGATTACATCAACAAGAAGATGCAGCCGGCGGACCTTGTCGCGCTGGTCAGCATGTCGACCGGTCTGAGCATGGACCAGGACTTCACCGCGGACAAAGCTGCATTACTTAAAGGCGTAGGACGTTACAACGGCACCGAGGGCACGGGCTTCGCCAACGGGAATGAGGGTGGCAACGATGGCGGCACATCCGACGACGCCTCCAGCTTTACCGCAGACGACTCGGAGTACAACGCACTCAACACCGACCGCGAGCTGTATGCGATTCGCACCATAGCCAAGAGCCTGGAACGCGTGGACCAGCGTAAGAGCCTTCTCTACTTCTCGGGAGGGCTGACTCGGCAGGGCATCGAAAACCAGGCCAGCATGCGCGCGGCAACCAATGCCGCGGTGCGCGCCAACATGGCCATCTACAGCGTCGACTCGCGCGGCCTCGAAGCGCTTCCTCCTGTGGGCAATGCCTCCAAGGGCAGCCTTCGCGGAACCGCAGCCTACAGCGGCGGAGCCATGCAGAGCCAGCTCGATGCGAACTTCGGCTCGCAGGAGGTGCTGTCCACGCTCTCAAGCGATACCGGCGGAAAGGCCTTCTTCGACTCCAACGACTTTGGCCCCGTCTTTCAGCAGATCCAACATGACACCGAGGCGTATTACATCGTCGGCTTCCGTTCGACGAATACGGCGCGAGACGGGTCTTACCGCCGCCTCACCGTCAAGCTGAACCGCAGCGACGCCAAGCTGGAGTACCGGCCCGGCTACTACGCACCCGCCGACTTCCAGCATCAGAAGAACGAAGACCGCGAACTTGCCCTGACCGAACAGATGCGCAGCGACCTGCCGGCGACGGATGTAGCGGTCTATCTGCAAGCACTTTACTTCCGGCTCGCTGACAACCGCTTCTTCATCCCCGTCTCCCTGATCGTTCCGGGGTCGCAGATCCCCTTCATCAAGAACGGAGACCGCGACAAAGCGACGATCGACATTATCGGCGAGGTCAAGAATGCTCAGGGTATCGTGGTCGGCAACGCTCGCGACACGGTGAAGCTTGCCATTGACCAGGCGCAGCAGGTGCAGCGCAAGAACATACAGTACTCCACAGGCTTTGCACTTGCGCCTGGACGCTATCACCTGAAGTTTGTCGTGCGCGAGAATGAAACCGGCCACATGGGCAGCTTCGAGGCCGACCTGCAGGTGCCCGACCTCAAGAAGCTGCCGATGAAGCTGAGCTCCATCGTTCTGGCGAGCCAGCAGGCGCCCAACACAGCGAAGAAGACGATCAATCCGCTGGTGCGCGACGGCGTCGAATGGATTCCCAACGTCCCGCATGTCTTCAGGCAGGACCAGCACCTCTATCTGCTCTACGAGGTATATGACCCAACACGGCAAAAAGCCGATCAGGCCCCTGCTCCATCTCCCGGCCTCACTCGACGCCCGTCTGGCGCAGTGAAGGTGCTCACCAATATCGAGTTTCTGAGCGGCGGCGTGAAGGTCTACGAGACTCCTCTTGTCGAAGCCGATACCGTCAATGTCCCCGACCGCGAGGCGGTCG